The following are encoded together in the Dyella terrae genome:
- a CDS encoding protein-disulfide reductase DsbD family protein, with amino-acid sequence MRLIHPGRLAARFLTLLCLLLGALPALAQDDLDGLLPVTEAYKLTADASTPGLVKLHWTIAPDYYLYRGRMKFKPGDGVTLGDAQLPDGEKHHDEYLGDVETYHHSVDATLPYTVAAGTAELKLSVQYQGCHEVDPKICYPPHTEQLTLAVPAAATAGEDSLGAALNKLGSTKVGVSNGAALPAEQAFQLQAIVRGRQQLLLRWTMPKGYYLYRDQTALKLKDAGSLTLAKPEWPAGTEHQDAHFGKTTVYFDQVELPVAIQGDTSGRDTVYLEASFQGCQDNGICYPVMTRGLPIALGEAAPTSGAVAEPAPEMPPARTSEVGLGIALLYALLGGLILNLMPCVLPVLSIKVVSVIESGESPARRRSHALTYSAGVLTSFVVLGVAVVALAKAWGAQLQYPLLVAALSLVMLTAGLWMSGVVQFGGSLGNVGSSLANQKGWRGDFFVGVLAVVVASPCTGPFMGPALGYAFAAPAAQAMLVFFTLGLGLCLPFLAIGFVPALARLLPKPGAWMETLKQVLAFPMYLAAVWLAWVLANQRGADAVGLLLVAAVLLAMTLWWFEKSRWSGSASRSWVIVLALLTAVPLYALVRLPAAAPASAGAVSANGTVAFTPAKLAELRKAGTPVFVDMTADWCVTCKANEHAVLDTDAFRDLLKKTGAVYMKGDWTNEDPAITAFLQEYHSPGVPLYVVFPKDGGHGNRLPTVLTSSLVEEALTKAAGTPVATNP; translated from the coding sequence ATGCGCCTGATTCACCCCGGCCGGTTGGCCGCACGCTTCCTTACTCTGCTCTGCCTGCTGCTCGGCGCGCTGCCCGCGCTGGCGCAGGACGACCTTGACGGCCTGCTGCCGGTCACCGAGGCCTACAAGCTCACCGCCGATGCCTCCACGCCTGGCCTGGTAAAGCTGCACTGGACCATCGCGCCCGATTACTACCTCTACCGCGGCCGCATGAAGTTCAAGCCCGGCGACGGCGTGACGCTGGGCGACGCGCAACTGCCCGATGGCGAGAAGCACCACGACGAATACCTGGGCGACGTGGAGACCTACCACCATAGCGTCGACGCCACCCTGCCCTACACGGTCGCAGCCGGCACCGCCGAGCTGAAGCTCAGCGTGCAGTACCAGGGTTGCCACGAGGTGGATCCGAAGATCTGCTACCCGCCGCATACCGAACAGCTCACGCTTGCCGTGCCCGCCGCAGCGACTGCTGGCGAGGATTCGCTAGGTGCAGCGCTCAACAAGCTTGGCTCGACCAAGGTCGGCGTCAGCAACGGCGCGGCATTGCCCGCTGAGCAGGCGTTCCAACTGCAAGCCATCGTCAGGGGCCGTCAGCAACTGCTGCTGCGCTGGACTATGCCCAAGGGCTATTACCTGTATCGCGACCAGACGGCATTGAAGCTAAAGGATGCTGGCAGCCTTACGCTCGCCAAGCCCGAATGGCCAGCCGGCACCGAACACCAGGATGCCCATTTCGGCAAGACCACCGTCTACTTCGACCAGGTTGAGCTGCCGGTGGCGATCCAGGGCGATACGTCAGGCCGGGATACCGTGTATTTGGAAGCAAGTTTTCAAGGCTGCCAAGACAACGGCATCTGCTACCCGGTGATGACTCGCGGACTGCCGATCGCGCTGGGAGAGGCAGCGCCAACCAGCGGCGCCGTCGCCGAGCCCGCGCCGGAGATGCCGCCTGCACGGACCAGCGAAGTAGGCCTGGGCATTGCGCTGCTGTATGCGCTGCTCGGCGGACTCATCCTCAACCTGATGCCGTGCGTGCTGCCGGTGCTTTCGATTAAGGTGGTATCGGTGATCGAAAGCGGCGAAAGCCCCGCGCGTCGCCGCAGCCATGCACTGACCTACAGCGCCGGCGTGCTGACCAGTTTCGTTGTACTCGGCGTCGCTGTGGTGGCGCTCGCCAAGGCCTGGGGCGCACAACTGCAATACCCGCTGTTGGTCGCCGCACTGTCGCTGGTCATGCTGACCGCCGGCCTGTGGATGTCCGGTGTGGTGCAGTTCGGCGGATCGCTCGGCAACGTCGGCAGCTCGCTGGCAAACCAGAAGGGCTGGCGCGGCGATTTCTTCGTCGGCGTGCTCGCCGTCGTGGTGGCCAGCCCGTGCACCGGCCCATTCATGGGGCCGGCGCTGGGCTATGCGTTCGCGGCACCGGCTGCACAAGCGATGCTGGTGTTCTTCACGCTGGGATTGGGCCTGTGCCTGCCTTTCCTTGCGATTGGCTTTGTGCCCGCGCTGGCGCGCCTGTTGCCGAAGCCGGGCGCATGGATGGAGACGCTCAAGCAGGTGCTGGCCTTCCCTATGTATCTGGCGGCCGTCTGGCTGGCCTGGGTGCTCGCCAACCAGCGCGGTGCGGACGCCGTGGGCTTGTTGCTGGTGGCCGCGGTGCTGCTCGCGATGACGCTGTGGTGGTTTGAAAAGAGCCGCTGGAGCGGTAGCGCCAGTCGTTCGTGGGTGATCGTGCTCGCCCTGCTCACGGCTGTACCGCTGTATGCACTCGTCCGTCTGCCAGCGGCGGCGCCCGCCAGCGCAGGTGCCGTGAGCGCGAACGGCACCGTCGCCTTCACCCCCGCGAAGCTGGCGGAGCTGCGCAAGGCCGGCACACCCGTATTCGTGGACATGACCGCCGACTGGTGCGTGACCTGCAAGGCCAACGAGCATGCCGTGCTCGACACCGACGCCTTCCGCGACCTGCTCAAGAAGACCGGCGCGGTCTACATGAAGGGCGACTGGACCAATGAAGATCCCGCCATCACCGCCTTCCTGCAGGAATACCACTCGCCCGGCGTACCGCTCTATGTGGTGTTTCCCAAAGACGGTGGCCACGGCAACCGCCTCCCGACGGTGCTGACCTCTTCGCTGGTGGAAGAAGCCCTGACCAAGGCTGCGGGCACACCGGTCGCCACCAACCCATGA
- a CDS encoding TlpA family protein disulfide reductase: protein MMSRSNWIILGAAVLAAAAGGWLQHASQRARVPAGVHVAEKGEIAPDLALAGLDGKEHRLSEYRGRRVLLNFWASWCGPCLQEMPALVKAQANVGEHADKSGPIIIGIAMDDPAQVRAFLSTHPVNYPILLGSLDSPSTSLRLGNVGEVLPYSVLLDENGRVLFSRRGTLDADDLKAWAAPAAP from the coding sequence ATGATGAGTCGCAGCAACTGGATCATCCTCGGCGCCGCCGTTCTGGCCGCTGCTGCCGGCGGCTGGCTGCAACACGCCAGCCAGCGTGCCCGTGTGCCCGCTGGCGTACATGTGGCCGAAAAGGGCGAGATCGCCCCCGATCTGGCGCTGGCAGGGCTGGACGGTAAAGAACATCGTCTGTCCGAGTACCGCGGTCGCCGCGTGCTGCTCAACTTCTGGGCAAGTTGGTGCGGCCCCTGCCTGCAAGAAATGCCCGCATTGGTAAAGGCGCAGGCCAACGTCGGCGAACACGCCGACAAAAGTGGCCCGATCATCATTGGCATTGCGATGGACGACCCGGCCCAGGTGCGCGCATTCCTAAGCACCCACCCAGTGAACTACCCCATTCTGCTGGGCAGCCTGGACAGCCCCAGCACATCGCTTCGATTGGGGAACGTCGGCGAAGTGCTGCCGTACAGCGTGCTTCTGGACGAGAACGGCCGCGTGCTGTTCAGTCGGCGCGGCACGCTGGACGCGGATGACCTCAAGGCTTGGGCCGCGCCAGCCGCGCCCTGA
- the aroQ gene encoding type II 3-dehydroquinate dehydratase: MAKVLVLHGPNLNLLGVREPEVYGRDTLADIDAELTQRAQAAGHSLETLQSNAEHALIDRIHQARLDGTAIILINPGALTHTSIALRDALAGVAIPFIELHLSNVHAREAFRRHSYLSDIAVGVICGFGADSYRLALDAALNRLDRAGASAS; the protein is encoded by the coding sequence GTGGCGAAGGTTCTGGTCCTGCACGGGCCCAATCTCAATCTGCTGGGCGTACGTGAGCCAGAAGTTTATGGCCGCGACACCCTGGCCGATATCGACGCCGAGCTGACCCAGCGCGCGCAAGCGGCGGGACACAGCCTGGAAACGCTCCAGTCGAATGCCGAGCACGCGTTGATCGACCGCATCCACCAGGCCCGCCTGGATGGCACGGCGATCATCCTGATCAACCCGGGCGCCCTCACCCACACCAGCATCGCCCTGCGCGACGCGCTGGCCGGCGTGGCGATCCCGTTCATCGAACTGCATCTGTCCAACGTGCACGCCCGCGAGGCCTTCCGCCGCCACTCCTATCTCTCGGACATTGCCGTTGGTGTGATCTGCGGCTTCGGCGCAGATAGCTACCGGCTGGCGCTGGATGCCGCCCTGAACCGGTTGGACCGCGCTGGCGCGTCCGCCTCCTGA
- the accB gene encoding acetyl-CoA carboxylase biotin carboxyl carrier protein, giving the protein MDLRKIKKLIDLLEESNLAELEIKEGEEVVRLSRVPKGTVTMAPAPVAMQPAPVAAAPVAAPVEAAPAEAALPAGHVVKAPMVGTYYASSSPGAAAFVKVGQQVKAGETLGIIEAMKMFNQIEADVAGTVKAILLENGQPVEFDQPMFVIG; this is encoded by the coding sequence ATGGACCTGCGCAAGATCAAGAAGCTCATCGACCTGCTCGAGGAATCCAACCTCGCGGAACTTGAGATCAAGGAAGGCGAAGAAGTGGTCCGCCTGTCGCGCGTGCCCAAGGGCACCGTGACGATGGCTCCCGCGCCGGTGGCCATGCAGCCTGCGCCAGTGGCCGCCGCGCCCGTCGCAGCACCTGTCGAAGCCGCCCCGGCTGAGGCTGCACTGCCCGCCGGTCACGTAGTAAAGGCGCCGATGGTCGGCACCTACTACGCTTCGTCCAGCCCGGGTGCCGCCGCGTTCGTTAAGGTCGGCCAGCAGGTCAAGGCCGGCGAGACGCTGGGCATCATTGAAGCGATGAAGATGTTCAATCAGATCGAGGCCGACGTGGCCGGCACCGTGAAGGCCATCCTGCTTGAGAATGGCCAGCCGGTGGAATTCGACCAGCCGATGTTCGTGATCGGCTAA
- the accC gene encoding acetyl-CoA carboxylase biotin carboxylase subunit, producing the protein MLEKVVIANRGEIALRVLRACHSLGIKTVAVHSTADRNLKHVGLADESICIGPAPSVDSYLNIPRIIAAAEITDAQAIHPGYGFLSERADFAEQVEQSGFIFIGPTANVIRLMGDKVEAIRAMKAAGVPCVPGSGGPLGDNVEENIRIARDIGYPVIIKAAGGGGGRGMRVVRTEAHLGNAITMTKQEAKAAFGNDQVYMEKFLENPRHVEIQVLADGQGNAIHLGERDCSMQRRHQKVVEEAPAPGITPELREQIGKVCVDACIRIGYRGAGTFEFLFEDGRFYFIEMNTRIQVEHPVTELITGIDLVREQLLIAGGEKLSIRQEDIKINGHAIECRINAEDPDNFLPSPGTVKRFEAPGGPGVRVDTHLYDGYRIPPNYDSMIGKLIVHGPDRETAIARMRLALAETVIEGVKCNIPLQQRIMADVGFQQGGQNIHYLEKRMAEQKEKAATGG; encoded by the coding sequence ATGCTCGAAAAAGTCGTCATTGCCAACCGTGGTGAGATCGCGCTGCGCGTGCTGCGCGCCTGCCACAGCCTTGGCATCAAAACCGTGGCGGTGCACTCCACCGCCGACCGCAACCTTAAGCACGTCGGCCTGGCCGACGAGTCGATCTGTATTGGCCCCGCGCCGTCCGTCGACAGCTATCTCAATATCCCGCGCATCATCGCTGCGGCGGAAATCACCGACGCCCAGGCTATTCACCCGGGTTACGGCTTCCTCTCCGAGCGCGCCGACTTCGCCGAACAGGTGGAGCAGTCCGGCTTCATCTTCATTGGCCCGACCGCCAATGTGATCCGCCTGATGGGCGACAAGGTGGAAGCCATCCGCGCCATGAAGGCCGCCGGTGTACCGTGCGTGCCGGGCTCGGGTGGTCCGCTCGGCGACAATGTGGAAGAGAACATCCGCATTGCGCGCGACATCGGCTACCCGGTGATCATCAAGGCCGCCGGTGGCGGCGGTGGTCGCGGCATGCGCGTGGTTCGCACCGAAGCGCACCTGGGCAACGCCATCACCATGACCAAGCAGGAAGCGAAAGCCGCTTTCGGCAACGATCAGGTGTACATGGAGAAGTTCCTGGAGAATCCGCGCCACGTGGAGATCCAGGTGCTTGCCGACGGCCAGGGCAACGCCATCCACCTCGGTGAACGCGACTGCTCCATGCAGCGCCGCCACCAGAAAGTGGTGGAAGAAGCACCCGCGCCGGGCATCACGCCGGAGCTGCGCGAGCAAATCGGTAAGGTGTGCGTAGACGCGTGCATCCGTATCGGCTATCGCGGCGCGGGCACCTTCGAGTTCCTGTTCGAAGACGGCCGCTTCTACTTCATCGAGATGAACACCCGCATCCAGGTGGAACATCCGGTGACGGAGCTGATCACGGGTATCGACCTGGTGCGCGAGCAGTTGCTGATCGCCGGAGGCGAGAAGCTCTCGATCCGCCAGGAAGACATCAAGATCAACGGCCACGCGATCGAATGCCGCATCAACGCGGAAGATCCGGACAACTTCCTGCCCTCGCCGGGTACGGTGAAGCGCTTCGAGGCGCCGGGCGGTCCGGGTGTGCGCGTGGATACGCATCTGTACGACGGCTATCGCATTCCGCCGAACTACGACTCGATGATCGGCAAGCTGATCGTGCACGGCCCGGATCGCGAAACCGCTATTGCGCGTATGCGTCTGGCGCTTGCCGAAACGGTGATCGAGGGCGTGAAGTGCAACATCCCGTTGCAGCAGCGCATCATGGCTGACGTCGGTTTCCAGCAGGGTGGACAGAACATCCACTACCTGGAAAAGCGCATGGCCGAGCAGAAGGAAAAGGCCGCCACTGGCGGCTGA
- a CDS encoding DUF7716 domain-containing protein has product MSALITLREAIDAITDAFDEGDGWDRYAWVYIHGHVTDPTCRLYLSHVADEDDALIADHGEALPPFAAQHHLRHFLEAADFAEVLFVQRRHHPSSTLDDLARALDHYRKHDSFLGVPPESL; this is encoded by the coding sequence ATGTCCGCACTAATCACTCTCCGCGAAGCCATCGACGCCATCACCGACGCGTTCGATGAAGGCGACGGCTGGGACCGCTACGCCTGGGTCTATATCCACGGCCACGTGACCGACCCCACCTGCCGGCTGTATCTCTCGCACGTCGCCGACGAAGACGACGCGCTGATCGCCGACCACGGCGAAGCCCTGCCGCCTTTCGCCGCGCAACACCATCTGCGCCATTTCCTCGAAGCAGCCGATTTCGCCGAGGTGCTGTTCGTGCAGCGCCGGCATCATCCATCGTCCACGCTGGACGACTTGGCTCGCGCGCTGGATCACTACCGCAAGCACGATAGCTTCCTCGGCGTTCCGCCGGAATCGCTGTAA
- the prmA gene encoding 50S ribosomal protein L11 methyltransferase encodes MPWLELSLTIRADQQPRVEEALDDLSALSVTLQDADAETPDEQAIFEPGVGELPLWPTITLNALFEADTDRRGLGEALGDLLPWLEPDHIQFRDIADQDWERAWMDQFKPMQFGQRLWIYPWNIEPPAGKDIVVVRLDPGLAFGSGTHPTTALCLAWLDSLDLKGKSITDFGCGSGILAIAALKLGAASAVGVDNDPQALTASADNAERNEVADRLALYLPEDFAASAAPAHPAPAALAHPCASPADVFIANILAGPLGELAPTFATAAKPGAPFAISGILQGQEDELLTRYAEWFEELRVETQEDWVRISGRRKSG; translated from the coding sequence ATGCCCTGGCTCGAACTCTCGCTCACCATCCGCGCCGATCAACAGCCTCGCGTCGAAGAAGCGCTGGATGACCTCAGCGCGCTGTCCGTCACGCTGCAGGACGCCGATGCGGAGACGCCAGACGAGCAAGCCATCTTCGAACCAGGCGTAGGCGAGCTGCCACTGTGGCCGACCATCACGCTCAACGCGCTGTTCGAGGCCGATACGGATCGCCGCGGCCTGGGCGAAGCGCTGGGCGACTTGCTGCCCTGGCTGGAGCCCGACCACATCCAGTTCCGCGACATCGCCGACCAGGACTGGGAACGCGCCTGGATGGACCAGTTCAAGCCGATGCAATTCGGCCAGCGCCTGTGGATCTATCCGTGGAATATCGAGCCACCGGCCGGTAAGGACATCGTCGTGGTACGCCTGGACCCGGGCCTCGCTTTCGGCAGCGGCACGCACCCCACCACCGCGCTGTGCCTCGCATGGCTCGACAGCCTGGATCTGAAGGGCAAGAGCATCACCGATTTCGGCTGCGGCTCCGGCATCCTCGCCATCGCCGCACTCAAGCTTGGCGCCGCCAGCGCCGTAGGCGTGGACAACGACCCGCAAGCTCTCACGGCCTCTGCGGACAATGCCGAACGCAACGAAGTGGCGGACCGCCTCGCGCTTTATCTGCCTGAAGATTTCGCGGCCTCGGCCGCTCCTGCGCATCCTGCGCCCGCGGCACTAGCGCATCCCTGCGCGTCGCCTGCCGACGTCTTCATCGCCAACATCCTCGCCGGCCCGCTCGGCGAACTGGCGCCCACCTTTGCTACTGCTGCCAAACCCGGTGCACCATTCGCCATCTCCGGCATCCTGCAAGGCCAGGAGGACGAACTGCTGACTCGCTACGCCGAGTGGTTCGAAGAGCTCCGCGTGGAGACACAGGAAGATTGGGTCCGCATCAGCGGGCGACGCAAGAGTGGCTGA
- a CDS encoding zinc-ribbon and DUF3426 domain-containing protein, protein MYAQCPGCLTVFSVNTETLAQARGEVVCGHCDAIFDALASLCDQLPPEPFQQLPPRTLDLPPRLDLAVYRPPAELPAVAETPAPHDVLDEFADLVVAPRFARRPEKKRRWPWITACTLLLLGLAAQVAWAKRDVLIADDTAGPLLRSACATLGCQLPLVQDTSRLIMVARDVQAHPSVPGALLITTNLRNDAPFAQPYPTVSITLSDANGNRLAMRRLRPTEYLSDNAVLQAGIPPGGSAALMLEVEDPGGKAVAFEFGFE, encoded by the coding sequence ATGTACGCCCAATGCCCCGGCTGCCTCACCGTGTTCTCCGTGAATACGGAAACGCTTGCGCAGGCGCGCGGCGAAGTCGTGTGCGGACATTGCGATGCGATCTTCGACGCACTGGCAAGCCTCTGTGACCAGTTGCCGCCGGAACCCTTCCAACAGCTACCGCCACGCACGCTGGACTTGCCGCCACGGCTCGACCTCGCGGTCTATCGTCCACCTGCCGAGCTCCCCGCCGTCGCGGAGACACCAGCTCCGCACGATGTGCTCGACGAATTTGCCGACCTCGTGGTGGCACCGCGTTTCGCGCGCCGGCCGGAGAAAAAACGCCGCTGGCCATGGATCACCGCCTGTACGCTGCTGCTGCTCGGGCTGGCCGCACAGGTCGCCTGGGCCAAGCGCGACGTATTGATCGCCGACGATACTGCCGGCCCGCTGCTGCGCAGCGCCTGCGCCACGCTAGGCTGTCAACTACCGCTGGTGCAGGACACTTCGCGCCTGATCATGGTGGCGCGCGACGTACAGGCGCACCCCTCCGTGCCTGGCGCACTGCTCATCACGACGAACCTGCGCAACGACGCACCGTTCGCGCAACCGTATCCCACCGTATCGATCACGCTGTCCGATGCCAATGGCAACCGGCTCGCCATGCGGCGCCTTCGTCCCACGGAATATCTCAGCGACAACGCCGTGCTGCAGGCAGGCATACCGCCCGGCGGCAGCGCGGCGCTGATGCTTGAAGTGGAAGATCCGGGCGGCAAGGCTGTCGCCTTTGAATTCGGTTTCGAATAG
- a CDS encoding helix-turn-helix domain-containing protein — MPVNAVRLPASESPKETSSQSALSECVSRTVRRYLADIGDTECDEGLHALVIREVEGPLLREVLAWHDGNQSRAAAVLGINRATLRKKLAAHGLL; from the coding sequence ATGCCCGTGAACGCCGTAAGACTGCCTGCCAGCGAGTCTCCCAAAGAGACGTCGTCGCAGAGCGCCTTGAGCGAATGCGTCAGCCGCACCGTCCGCCGCTATCTCGCCGACATCGGCGATACGGAATGCGACGAGGGCCTGCACGCGCTCGTCATTCGCGAAGTCGAAGGCCCCCTCCTGCGCGAAGTATTGGCCTGGCACGACGGCAACCAGAGCCGCGCCGCCGCGGTGCTCGGCATCAATCGCGCCACCTTGCGCAAGAAATTGGCCGCACACGGCCTGCTCTGA
- a CDS encoding GNAT family N-acetyltransferase produces the protein MTLPISIRAASAADEPRITEVWEAAVRATHDFLAEEDIIFFRSFLPHIFGRLNVRVIERDGHVEGFIATNGHHVEALFVNPTLHGQGLGRRLLDQVITEAPSHPAWTTDVNEQNPQAVRFYRRYGFVEMGRSELDGSGRPFPLLHLVLRA, from the coding sequence ATGACCCTGCCCATTTCGATTCGTGCCGCATCGGCGGCCGACGAACCCCGCATCACGGAAGTGTGGGAAGCGGCAGTTCGCGCCACACATGATTTTCTTGCGGAAGAGGACATCATCTTCTTCCGCTCCTTCCTGCCGCATATCTTTGGACGGCTAAACGTGCGCGTGATCGAACGCGACGGCCACGTGGAAGGCTTTATCGCCACTAACGGCCACCACGTCGAAGCCTTGTTCGTAAACCCCACACTGCACGGCCAAGGCCTGGGGCGTCGCCTGCTCGATCAGGTGATCACCGAGGCGCCCTCGCACCCGGCCTGGACCACGGACGTAAACGAGCAGAACCCCCAAGCCGTGCGCTTCTATCGGCGCTACGGCTTCGTGGAAATGGGACGCTCCGAACTGGACGGCAGCGGACGCCCATTTCCGCTGTTGCACCTGGTACTGCGCGCCTAA
- the purH gene encoding bifunctional phosphoribosylaminoimidazolecarboxamide formyltransferase/IMP cyclohydrolase: MSAASPAPIRRALLSVSDKQGLLDLARRLSAKGVELLSTGGSAKAIRDAGIPVKDVSELTGFPEIMDGRVKTLHPKVHGGLLGRRGVDAGVMAELDIAPIDLLVLNLYPFEQTVARADCTLEDAIENIDIGGPAMLRSAAKNWNDVGVLTSPDQYDEALAEIEAHGGLSRATRFKLAVAAFNRVSNYDGAISDYLSALKLNDDFDAIAGHDAFPAQTNGRFVKLMDLRYGENPHQQAAFYRDLYPAPGTLATFRQLQGKELSFNNIADSDAAWECVRSFTKPACVIVKHANPCGVAVSLDGIGHAYDLAYQTDPTSAFGGIIAFNRIVDAATAKAIVDRQFVEVVLAPGYEDDALKVFAKKANVRVLEIPPPADGDLTKAHPGNDSRRVGSGLLIQTADRATVKPEDLKIVTKRAPTPAEIDDLIFAWKVAKYVKSNAIVYAKNRQTIGVGAGQMSRVYSAKIAGIKAADEKLEVRGSVMASDAFFPFRDGIDAAAAAGISAVIQPGGSMRDAEVIAAADEHGMAMVFTGIRHFRH; the protein is encoded by the coding sequence ATGTCCGCCGCGTCCCCGGCACCGATTCGCCGTGCCTTGCTTAGCGTCTCCGATAAACAGGGCCTGCTCGATCTCGCCCGCCGCCTGTCCGCCAAGGGCGTGGAGCTGCTTTCCACCGGCGGCAGCGCCAAAGCGATACGCGATGCGGGCATCCCGGTAAAAGATGTGAGCGAACTCACCGGCTTTCCCGAGATCATGGACGGTCGCGTCAAGACGCTACACCCCAAGGTGCATGGCGGCCTGCTGGGTCGTCGCGGCGTCGACGCCGGCGTGATGGCGGAACTGGACATCGCACCGATCGACCTGCTGGTGCTCAACCTCTATCCGTTCGAGCAGACCGTGGCCCGCGCTGACTGCACGCTGGAAGACGCCATCGAGAACATCGACATCGGCGGCCCGGCCATGCTGCGCTCCGCCGCGAAGAACTGGAACGACGTGGGCGTGCTTACCTCACCCGACCAGTACGACGAAGCGCTGGCGGAGATCGAAGCGCACGGCGGCCTCTCGCGCGCCACGCGTTTCAAGCTCGCAGTCGCCGCGTTCAACCGCGTGTCCAACTACGACGGTGCGATCAGCGACTATCTCTCCGCACTCAAGCTCAACGACGACTTCGACGCCATCGCCGGCCATGACGCGTTCCCCGCGCAGACCAATGGCCGCTTCGTCAAGCTGATGGACCTGCGCTACGGAGAGAACCCGCACCAGCAGGCTGCGTTCTACCGCGACCTGTATCCCGCGCCGGGCACGCTGGCCACGTTCCGCCAACTGCAGGGCAAAGAGCTCTCCTTCAACAACATCGCCGACTCGGACGCTGCGTGGGAATGCGTGCGCAGCTTTACCAAGCCGGCCTGCGTGATCGTGAAACACGCCAACCCGTGCGGCGTGGCAGTGAGCCTTGACGGTATCGGCCACGCCTACGACCTGGCTTACCAGACCGACCCCACCTCCGCCTTCGGCGGCATCATTGCCTTCAACCGCATCGTGGATGCGGCGACCGCAAAGGCCATTGTCGATCGCCAGTTCGTTGAAGTGGTGCTGGCGCCGGGTTATGAAGACGACGCACTCAAAGTCTTCGCCAAGAAAGCCAACGTGCGCGTGCTGGAAATTCCGCCACCGGCCGATGGCGACCTCACCAAGGCACATCCGGGCAACGACTCCCGTCGCGTAGGCTCGGGCTTGCTTATCCAGACCGCCGACCGCGCGACAGTAAAGCCCGAAGACCTGAAGATCGTCACCAAGCGCGCGCCGACGCCCGCCGAGATCGACGACCTGATCTTCGCCTGGAAGGTAGCCAAGTACGTCAAGAGCAACGCCATCGTGTACGCGAAGAACCGCCAGACCATCGGCGTGGGCGCAGGCCAGATGAGCCGCGTGTATAGCGCGAAGATCGCTGGCATCAAGGCCGCCGACGAGAAGCTGGAAGTGCGCGGCTCGGTGATGGCATCGGATGCGTTTTTCCCGTTCCGCGATGGCATTGATGCTGCGGCTGCGGCGGGTATCAGCGCGGTGATCCAGCCGGGTGGCTCGATGCGTGATGCAGAGGTGATTGCTGCTGCGGATGAGCATGGTATGGCGATGGTGTTTACTGGGATTCGCCACTTCCGCCATTGA